A DNA window from Gemmobacter fulvus contains the following coding sequences:
- a CDS encoding glutaredoxin family protein encodes MTMSESAKTTHAMKTAQLYRMVMPDHSCPYGLKSLDLLKRAGYVVEDHHLTTRAEVDAFKTAHGVPTTPQVFIGGKRVGGHDDLRRFLGKPVVDPKATSYRPVVALFAMTLLMALATSVAVYGTPFTIRGAEWFIAFSMTVLALLKLQNVESFATMFLNYDLLAKRWVPYSYIYPFAEGLAGVLMVAGALTWLSVPVALFIGTIGAASVVKAVYVDRRELKCACVGGSSNVPLGFLSLTENLMMIAMAVWMALAAFGLLPVWAHGM; translated from the coding sequence ATGACAATGTCGGAATCTGCCAAGACCACCCACGCCATGAAAACTGCGCAGCTTTACCGGATGGTGATGCCGGACCACAGCTGCCCCTATGGTCTGAAATCGCTGGACCTGCTGAAACGGGCGGGCTACGTGGTCGAGGATCATCACCTGACCACGCGCGCGGAGGTCGATGCCTTCAAGACCGCGCATGGTGTCCCGACCACTCCACAGGTTTTCATCGGCGGCAAACGCGTAGGGGGCCATGACGATCTGCGCCGCTTTCTGGGCAAACCCGTGGTGGACCCGAAGGCGACCAGCTATCGCCCGGTCGTTGCCTTGTTTGCCATGACCCTGTTGATGGCACTTGCCACAAGCGTCGCGGTTTACGGCACGCCATTCACCATCAGGGGGGCTGAGTGGTTCATCGCTTTCAGCATGACGGTTCTGGCACTGCTGAAGCTCCAGAATGTCGAGAGCTTCGCGACCATGTTCCTGAACTACGACCTTCTCGCCAAGCGCTGGGTGCCCTATTCCTACATCTATCCCTTCGCAGAGGGGCTGGCGGGTGTCCTGATGGTTGCCGGGGCTTTGACATGGCTGTCGGTCCCCGTCGCGCTGTTCATCGGCACCATCGGCGCGGCCTCGGTGGTCAAGGCAGTCTATGTTGACCGCCGCGAACTGAAGTGTGCCTGTGTCGGCGGCTCAAGCAATGTTCCCCTCGGCTTCCTCTCGCTGACCGAAAACCTGATGATGATCGCCATGGCGGTCTGGATGGCACTTGCCGCTTTCGGCCTGCTGCCCGTCTGGGCGCACGGGATGTAG
- a CDS encoding TetR/AcrR family transcriptional regulator: MKVSREQMVENRSRILAQAARLFREKGFEAVSVAEVMKAAGLTHGGFYGHFASKDDLIAQTMAHALAGEEAQARGFDAFLSAYLSPAHRDAPATGCPTAAFASDARRQTPDARAAMAAGVGAQIARIAESLEQQGAADARTAAIGSWSAAVGAMILARAVEDKALSDEILAQTKNWITAALNP; encoded by the coding sequence ATGAAAGTCTCGCGTGAGCAGATGGTCGAAAACCGCAGCCGGATCCTGGCACAGGCGGCACGGCTGTTTCGGGAGAAAGGGTTCGAGGCGGTCTCGGTGGCCGAGGTGATGAAGGCCGCCGGTCTGACCCATGGCGGCTTTTACGGCCATTTCGCCTCGAAAGATGACCTGATCGCGCAGACCATGGCGCATGCGCTGGCCGGTGAAGAGGCGCAGGCACGCGGGTTTGACGCCTTCCTGTCAGCCTATCTGTCGCCCGCCCACCGCGACGCCCCGGCGACGGGCTGCCCGACCGCCGCCTTCGCATCCGACGCGCGCCGACAGACGCCAGACGCCCGCGCCGCGATGGCCGCAGGGGTCGGGGCACAGATTGCACGGATTGCAGAGTCGCTGGAACAGCAGGGCGCGGCCGATGCCCGCACCGCCGCAATCGGCAGCTGGTCTGCGGCGGTCGGTGCCATGATCCTGGCGCGTGCGGTCGAGGACAAGGCCCTGTCGGATGAGATCCTTGCCCAGACAAAAAACTGGATCACGGCGGCCCTGAACCCCTGA
- a CDS encoding MerR family transcriptional regulator produces MLTIGKLAEAGHVGVETIRFYQRKDLLETPERAGGIRRYGNDDLRRLRFIRKAQQAGFTLEEIRELIALDAGHDHRRAHEMAEKRLAKLDEQIAELQRARHSLQRLASECAAGTSSACPILAAFEV; encoded by the coding sequence ATGCTGACGATCGGAAAGCTCGCCGAGGCTGGTCATGTCGGTGTAGAGACCATTCGTTTCTATCAGCGCAAGGATCTTCTGGAGACCCCGGAGCGTGCTGGCGGCATCCGCCGCTATGGCAACGACGACTTGCGGCGACTGCGTTTTATCCGCAAGGCGCAACAGGCCGGTTTCACGCTTGAAGAAATCCGCGAACTGATCGCACTGGACGCAGGGCATGATCACCGCCGTGCGCATGAGATGGCCGAGAAGCGTCTGGCCAAGCTTGATGAGCAGATCGCCGAGTTGCAACGTGCGCGCCACAGTCTGCAACGGCTGGCGTCCGAATGCGCCGCAGGCACATCAAGCGCCTGCCCGATCCTGGCGGCCTTCGAAGTCTGA